The genome window ATAAGCTCCGTCCGATTTTAAGAGAAACAAATCCCAGTGTTTTCTTCTGCCGCTTCCCGAGGAGGAAGTTCCTTGTGCGGATTCCAGTCTTTTTTTGATCTTATAAGCGATGAACTCTCCCAAATCGATCGTTACCGTCGATCGATCTGTTTCCGAAATCGAATACGTTCCTTTGGAAATATCGATTTCTTCCGTTAGGATCGAATCTTTGGTTTTTCGATAGGTTCGGATCGATGAAAACAGAAGATAGGAAAAGGAAAAACAAAAAAATACTATAAAACTCGGCGTAGCGTATTCTCCCTTTTCGAATTGTAAAGCCGCGTATCCGACGGCTCCGATGGAAAAGAAAAACACGAAGATCGATAGAAAAAGCATCATACATCCGATTAGGCCATTGAATCGATAAGGATTGCCGGAGTTTTTTAGGGCGCGCGACGTTTCGAAATTCCAGGATGACAAAGGTTGCCTCGTATTTTTAGAAATTTATAATATACGGATTCGTTTCCGATTTGAAAAACTTTCGTCCGAAAAGCCGATCGAATCGATCAGGCAATCTCGAACGGCTCGGTCCCGCATGCAAAAAATTCTTCCGATATAATGATTCGGTTTTTGACACGCTATAAATTATTTCTTTTCGGAACTCGTCAAGCCGTAAAACCGTTCTTTTTGTTTCGGATTTTTCATCGGAAACGTTGATTCTTGCCTTTTAAAAGTTGTAGCCTTCCCGGTTTCCTTTGGAAGCCTTGCAGAAAGGGCTTTTTAAAGGCTTCGACTTGTTTTTAAAACGAAATTCTTTGTGAAGATCATGGAGGCTGCATGGCGCAGTTTGAAAACGTTACCGTAATTAAAAAAGCGAATGTTTACTACGATGGAAAAGTTACGAGCAGAACCGTTCTATTTCCGAACGGGAGTAAAAAAACTCTCGGTATTCTTATGCCGGGTGAATATGATTTTGGAACCGATGAAAAGGAAATTATGGAAATCCTGGACGGGGAAATGCTCGTGAAACTTCCGGGACAGGATTCTTGGAAAGAAATTAAAGGCGGTCAATCCTTCGAGGTTCCCGCAAAATCCAGATTCCAAATGGACGTCAAAAAAATCAGCGATTATTGCTGCTCTTACATCGCGTAATCGAACGTAAGATACATAAGAGTTCTTGAATGCGTTCGGATCGGGTTTTAGGAATCCGATTCCGATCGATCGCGACTGAATTTCGATCTTCAGAAAACATAAAAAAGCCGAGGTTGTCGCCTCGGCTTTTTTATTCAACGATGATGGTGTTCAAACCGTGATCCTCTTCACCGTTCGCTTTGTTTTGCGGAAAACTGTGGACTTCGCTTAACAAATCATTGATAACTTTCGATCGGTAAACAGGAACAAACAAGGTTTCTGTCTCCGTAAACGTTATCCACTCTTCCCACATAGGGCCAGAACTTGTGATCCCTGAGCCAAGAAGCGGGATAAGCGGCGCGTTCTCTAGGATACAAATGGTCCCAACGATCGGAAGTGACCATCGCCGCCGTATGAGGAGAATTTTTCAAAGGATTGTCCGTTTTATCGAGCGTTCCGTTTTGAACGTCCATAATTTCCTGATGAATAAGCAACATCGCTTCGCAGAAACGATCCAATTCTTCCAAGGACTCGGATTCGGTCGGCTCGATCATTAAGGTTCCCGGCACGGGAAAGGACATCGTAGGCGCGTGAAATCCGTAGTCGATCAATCTCTTCGCCACGTCTTCGACTTCGATTCCGGCGGTTTTTTTAAACGGTCTTACATCCAGAATACATTCGTGAGCGACAAAGCCGTTCTTTCCCTTGTAAAGAACGGGATACGCTTTTTCCAAACGTTTTGCGATGTAGTTTGCGTTTAAGATGGAAGTCTGAGTCGCATTTTTCAGCCCCTCTTCCCCCATAAGAGCGATGTATGTCCAGGAAATCAATACGATGCTCGCGCTTCCCCAGGGAGCGGCGGAGACCGCTCCGTGTTCGTTGCCGGTTGCATTGTCCACAAGCACGTGTCCGGGTAAGAATGGAACGAGATGTTTCGCGACTCCAATCGGTCCCACTCCCGGACCGCCGCCTCCGTGAGGGATACAAAACGTCTTATGAAGATTGAGATGGCAAACGTCGGCGCCGATTTCTCCGGGGCTTGTTAATGCGACCTGCGCGTTCATATTCGCGCCGTCCATATAGACCTGACCGCCGTGCGCGTGAACGATCTGACAGATTTCCTTTACCGATTCTTCGAACACGCCGTGAGTGGAAGGATAGGTGATCATCAATGCGGCGAGATCGTCTTTGTGTTCTTCCGCTTTCGTTTTGAGATCATCCAGATCCACGTTTCCGTTTTGATCGCAGGAAACGACCACGACTTTGAAACCCGCCATCGCCGCGCTCGCAGGGTTGGTTCCGTGAGCGGAAATCGGAATCAGACAAACGTTTCTATGAGCTTCTTTTCTACTTTCGTGATATCTGCGGATCGCTAAAAGACCCGCGTATTCTCCTTGAGAACCCGCGTTCGGTTGAAGGGAAACTCCCGCAAAACCGGTGATTTCGCAGAGCCATTTTTCCAGCTGTTCAAAGATAACTTTGTATCCTTTGGTCTGATCCGCAGGCGCGAACGGATGGATCGCACCGAACTCCGGCCAAGTGACGGGATACATTTCCGTGGTCGCGTTGAGTTTCATCGTGCAGGAACCGAGAGGAATCATCGACGTAGTCAAAGAAAGATCCCTGGATTCGAGCTTACGGATATAACGAAGCATCTTCGTTTCGGTATGATGCGATTGAAAAATCGGATGCGTCAGGTAAGAAGTGTTTCTTTTGAAAGTATCGGAAACGTTCGGAGCCGCCGCGAAACTTTTCTCGACGTCCGCATTCTTCACATCGAAAATCTCGAACAGATCGTTGAGGTCGGCAACATTTACGGTTTCGTCTAACGCGATCCCGATTCTTCCGTCCTGATATTCTCTCAGATTGATCTTTTTGGAGCGCGCTTTGTTTAAAATTTCCTTCGCCTTTCCTCCCGCTTGAATCGTAAGCGTATCAAAGAAAGAATTGTTCGTAATCGTAAATCCCGCCGATTTAAGCGCGTTTGCGAGAACCGCGGTGAATTTATGAATGCGAGTCGCGATATTTTTCAGGCCTTCGGGTCCGTGATAAACCGCATACATGGAAGAAATCACCGCAAGCAAAACCTGCGCCGTGCAGATGTTGCTCGTCGCTTTGTCTCTGCGGATATGCTGTTCTCTGGTTTGAAGAGAAAGTCTGAGTCCGGGATTTCCTTGTGAGTCTTTGGAAACTCCGATCAATCTTCCCGGCATGTTGCGTTTGAATTCGTCTTTCGTTGCGAAGTAGCCCGCGTGCGGTCCTCCGAATCCGAGAGGAAGTCCGAATCTTTGAGAAGAACCGACCGCGATATCCGCACCCATTTCCCCCGGAGATTTCAAAAGCGTCAGAGACAAAAGATCGGCTGCGACGGCGGATATCGCCCCCACATTATGCGCTCTTTGAATAAAGGTAGTATAATCGATTACGTTTCCGTCGGTCGCGGGATATTGCAGAAGAATTCCGAAAAAGTCTTCGTTGAGTTCGACCGATTCGTGGTTTCCGATTTCCACTTCGATTCCGAGAGGATTCGCTCTGGTTACGACGACGTCGATCGTTTGCGGATGACAAAGTTCCGACACGAAGAATTTTTTTGCGGTCTCGTTCTTACGGACGGAATACGCAAGAAACATCGCTTCCGCAGCGGCGGTTCCTTCGTCGAGGAGAGACGCGTTCGAAATTTCCAAACCTGTCAAATCGATGATCATCGTCTGAAAGTTCAAAAGCGCTTCGAGACGGCCTTGAGAAATCTCCGCCTGATAAGGGGTATAAGCTGTATACCAACCCGGGTTTTCGAGAATGTTTCTTTGAATCACTCCGGGAACGATACAAGCGTTGTAGCCCGCTCCGATGTAAGAACGAAAGACCTGATTCTGAGACGCGATGAGTTTCAAATCCTGAAGAATCCTGTGTTCCGTCAAAGCCTTCGGCAGATCCAGATTCTTCTTTAAGCGAATCCCGTCCGGAACCGCTTTGGAAATCAGTTCTTCCAAAGAAGATAATCCCAACTCTTTCAACATTTCGGCGGTTTGTTGCGGATTCGGACCGATATGCCGCCTTGGAAAAGTGTCCAACGGACCCGTGCTTACCTTGGAAAGATCTGTGTTGGATTGGTTTTGAAGAGTCGAGTTCATAATTACCTTCTGCTAAATTCTCTATATTAGACTTTTCTGTTATTCGAGTCCGGCTACGAGCGCCTTATATTTTTCCGGACTGAGAAGTTTTTCCAGCTCCGCGGTGGAAAAACCTTTTACCTTAATCATCCAGGAATCGAACGGTTTTGCGTTTACGTCGCCCGGATTTTTGGAAAGAGCCGGATTGGATTCGACGACTTCTCCGCCGATGGGAGCGTAGAGGTCTTCCGCCGCTTTTACGGATTCGATGGTTCCGAAGGTTTCGAATTGTTTGATCGATTTTCCGGCTTTCGGAAGATCCACAAATACGATATCACCGAGCGCCGATTGAGCGAAGTCCGAAATTCCGATGAGAGCGATGTCTCCTTCCACTTTTACCCATTCGTGTTTTTCCGAGAAAAGATATCCTGCGGGTGCTTGCGTTTCTGCCATGATCCGTTGTTTCCTGATTTAGTTTTTTCTGATGCTGCCTGGGACAAAAGGCTTTGTCGTTATGATAGCTTGTTTGGGTTGCTCGCGGATTTCAATCTGAATCGGTTCGCCGTCCTTGATTTTTTCGGCGCGGATCAAAGCCAAGCCGATTCCCTTCTTTAAGGAAGGGGAGAATGTTCCTGAAGTCGTTTTTCCGATTTCGTTTCCTTGAGAATCGAGAACGCGGAAATTCTCGCGAGGAACACCCGCTTCCGTTAATTCGAAGGCGACGATTTTTGACGGAACTCCGTTCTTCTTTTGGGAAAGAATTTTATCGGAACAAAAGTAGGATTGTTCCTTTTCCTTTACGATCCAGCCTATTCCGGATTCGATCGGTGTCCAAAGGTCGTTGAGTTCATGTCCGTATAACGGATATTTTGCTTCGATTCTCAGAGTGTCTCTCGCACCGAGTCCGCAAGGAAGAAGTCCTTGTTCTTTACCGAATTCCAAAAGTCCGTTCCAGAGTTTTAGTCCTAAAGGAATGGAAGAATAAATTTCAAAGCCGTCTTCTCCCGTGTAACCGGTTCGGGAAACGATGATCTCTTCGCCTTCGTGTTGAAGCAGGGCGAAGTGATAATACTTGATCGAATCCAATTCTCTTCCTAGGAATTTCGAAAAGATTTCGTTGGCCTTCGGACCTTGCAGAGCGATTTGATGCCAGCGTAGACTTTGATCTTCTACCTTTACGCCGGATGCGGGAAGATGTTTGAGAAGATGAGCGGTAACCGCTTCGTAATTGGAAGCGTTCGAACAGATCATATATTTTTCGGGGGAGAATCTGTAGATCGTAACGTCGTCCACAAGTCCGCCTTGTTCGTTGAGAATGGCGTTGTATTGAACTTGAAAGTCGTTCAAAGAAGAAACGGAATTACAGGTGACCGATTCCAAAAAACGAAGAATCGCATTCGCTTCGCCGGTCACGAAAATTTCTCCCATATGAGAAACATCGAAAAGGCCGGCCGCTTGACGCGTCGCGTTGTGTTCCGCGATAATCCCCGAATATTGAACGGGCATGTCCCAGCCCCCAAACGGAATCATTTTGGCGCCGAGCACGCGATGGGTTTCGTAGAGCGGTGTTTTTTTATCTTGGGACATAAAGCTTTCCGGGTACCAATTTTTACTAGTTCCGTATAGGGACAAATGGATTTTTGGGTAAATTTTTACCAATTCGCGGCCGAAGGCGGGAAGGAACGGGATTTTAAGCGGAACCTGCCGGAAAAACCATCCGTATTGATTGGAGCGAACTTTCCGATTCTCCGTTGTTGCGAATGAAAGGAAAGGCGCTTTTCTATCCTTCCGATCTCGGAATCAAGACATGATATGCGGAAAAAATTGATAAAACTATATTAGAGAATTAGTTTTTTTTAATATTGCTTAATATTTAAATTTCACGTTCGAACCTTGAGTTTGGAATTAAATGATTGTCTTTTTCCGCGGATCTTCGATGGTTTCCGTTATGAAAAAAATCCGTATTGTTGCGTTAGTAATCGTTTCCGTCCTTTTCGTTTTACAGTGTTCCGAAATATCTCCTCGTCAAAAATGTTACGAAGATAATTATTGCAAATCCGCCGAATCGGATTGTATCGCCGGTTCTTTGTTGATTTCATCCTTGCTTGCAAATAATTCAAGCGGCTCCGGTTCGAGCTCATCAAGTGCAAGTTCATCGAATTCTTTTTTGAGTTTTTTATTTAGCCCGATTACCTGCATAGGCGCTAAAGCGTCTTGTGAAGCGGATTGCGACAAGAAACACGCGTTTTGATATTGTTTGAGGTTCTATTTGTATCGTCTAAAACCGATACGAAACGCAATCGGATCGTAGGCCCAATCGTAATAAGAACGGAAGAAGTTTTTTAGTGAGCGGCACTTGTAAGAATGTGGAAAAATTGCGGCCTCTTTGCGGTTCAGTTTATAACTTAATGCAGAAATACTAATGTGTTTCATTGATTGAAGATCGGATTTGGGATACAATCGAATTATGAATAAAATATTGATCCTCAATCTTTGGCTTTTGTGGGTTTTTTCTGCCGTCTCCTGTAACCAAACGACTTCTAAAGAACGTTGTGAAAACACATGCAAAGAACGGTCGCAACTTTGCTTTTCAGCTTTGATCGTAAAAGATTCTTCCGCTCAGGCCTCGAACCAAAGTTCGAATCCGGCAGGGGATGCGATTGCGAACTGTTCCGTCTTTTACAATTTATGCCAAACCGATTGTAAACTGAAGGATATGTATTGAAAGGATCAATCTGTTCTCAGCGATTCCTGCACGATCGTTTGAACGGCTTCTATTTTATAAGGTTTGTCTAATATGCTGACGACGCCTTGTTCCAATAATTTCTCCTTTTTATCCCGTTCTATGTGACCGGAGGTGACGATCACCTTAATGGAAGGAGTTATTTTTTTTAAAAGCGCAAAAAGAACATCGCCGTTCATTTCGGGCATTCCCAGATCCGTAATGACCAAATCGATTTTGTCTTTCGAATTCTGATAGAGTTCCAAAGCTTGTTTTCCACTGTTCGCCGAGAAAACTTTGCAGCCCGATAACTCCAAAATATCTTTGAGAACGTCGAGAACCATAATTTCGTCGTCTACGATCAATACGTTCGCATTCAGTCGGGTTTGTTTTTTTACCTTGTCCGTATCGGCGACTTCTCCGGTGGAAACGGCCGGAAAGAATAAAGAAAATTTTGTTCCATGATTGGGGAAGGATTCGACGTCGATAAAACCGAAATGATTTTTAGTGATCGTATCCACGATCGAAAGACCTAAACCGGTTCCTTTTCCCCGTTCTTTGGTCGTAAAGAAAGGTTCGAAAATTTTCGACTTCGTTGTAGAATTCATTCCTCTTCCCGTATCCGAAACTTGAATACAGACGTACCGGTTGGCGGTTCCGGAAATGAATTTTTTACGAACTTCTTCTCCCGTAACGATACTTTCCTGAATCGTAATTTTTCCGCCGTCGGGCATCGCGTCTCTCGCGTTCAACGCCAGGTTAAGAATCACCTGATGAAGATGTCCGCTGTCGCCCAAGATGATTCCTTTTGTGAGATCGACTTTCGTTTCAATCGAAATGTTTTTCGGAAGCGAAAACGCAAGAATATCCGTTACTTCTTTGATAATATGCGAAATGGAAATCGGTTTGAGTTCGGAGGAGCCCGGTCTTGAAAAAAGAAGAAGCTGTTTGGTGATCGAGCCTCCGCGTTTTGCCGCTTCAATAATTCTGTTTACGTGTTTATTCAGGTCGGAATTCTTATCGATCCGAAGTTCCATGACTTCCGCGCTTCCGAGAATCATCGTAAGTAGGTTATTGAAATCGTGCGCGATTCCTCCCGCAAGAAGGCCGATGCTTTCCATCTTTTGCGCTTGTCTTACGATTTCTTCGGTCACCTTTCTTTCTGAAATATTTCTAACAATTCCTTGAATATACCCGTTTTCCAAATAACGCGCATTGATTTCCACGGGGACGATGCTTCCGTCTTTGCGAACCAATCGTCTTTCCGTCAAAACCGGTCTACCGGCTTTCAGGTCGTTGACTCGAAGCGGTTGTTTTTTGAGATCTTCGGGTTCGATCACATCCCATAGATGAAGTTTCAGAAATTCTTCCTTTGTATAACCTAACAATGCACAGCCGCTCGGATTGATTTCGACGTATCTGCCTTCCCGATCGGTAAGAAAGATCGTATCCGAAGCTTGTTCCACAAGAGAGCGATAACGGGCTTCACTTTCCGTTTTAAGGTCTTCGATTCTTTTTCTTTCGATCGCAATACCCGCGATATGAGCCAGAGAATGAATCAATCTTAGATCCAGCTCCGAAGGGCGTTTCGGTTCGTAATAATAGAGCGCGAACGTGCCTAACACTTGTTCGGTGGGAGATAGGATCGGATGAGACCAGCAAGCGCGTAAATGAAATCGGTTTGCAGTGTCCTTATATTTTAGCCAAAGAGGATCGTTTTGTATGTCTTCGACGACAACGAGTTTTTTCGTATAAGCCGCGGTTCCGCAGGATCCGCAGTCGGGACCGATTCGTTCTCCGTCCACGAAGTCGCAATATTCTTTGGGAAGACTTGGAGCTGCACAATGTCTGAGAGTAAGGCCGTCTTGGTCGATTAACAGAATACTCGCGTGAATATCGGAACTATATTTTTCGATCGCTTGAGCCAAAGTAAAAAGAATTTCGGAAAGCGAATACCCTGCGGAAAGATCTTCAAAAATCCGAAAGAGATGATCCAAGAGAACTTCGATCTTTTTCTGTTCTTCCAAATCGGAAAGAGCCAACCATCCTTTGGATAAAAATAAGTTTCGAAAAAAAGTTTTTAAGAATACGATCGGAGAGGTTAAGAATTTAAAAAAAGTTTCAAAGGACGAAGAAGCAGTGTTTTTTTTGGGGAATGCCGCAGTATCGATATAATGATGAATCATAGTGTACCACTTTCAATCCTTTCGTTTATACCAAAGTGACGGCAGAGAATCGAGTCGAGAGCATACCTTCACCGATTTAAAACGGATCGCAGAGAAAAACGATACCATAGAATCCTAAAAAGGAAATCTTAAAGATAAAATAAGGCCGTTTTCGATCGGAATTTTCGAGGAATCAAATTCGGATTAACGTAGATCGTTTTAAAGTGAATTCTCGGATTTGTTTAATTCTTTGCAAAGAACGCGTTTTTAAGTCCAATTGTAGAAAATTATGAGTTGTCTGTTCTGTAAAAACGGTGAAAAAACTTTTTTCCGAAGAGTTACCTTGACTGAGGATCGTTATTCCTATGATTTTCCGATCCGGGACATCGTGGAACATTCCACGGAGGTTTTTCCCGATATTTATCGATGCAAAACCTGCGCTTCTTTGTGGGTCATTCAAAGCAGAGGAACGGGCGATCCAAGATCCACATATCCCGAGTTTTATGTTCAGGAAGCGAGGCTGCTCGAGGGCAAGGAAAAAGAGATCGTGGAACATCCGACCCTCGATAAACTTCTTGCGATCCGATTCGACGAAAAGCAGATTCTTCCCTACGGTTTCGCGGTGTCCTGCCTTCAAAAAATAGAACACGATGAACGAAAAATATTAAAGAAATTGTATATGGAAAGACCGATCGATCTTGATAATTCGATCAAGTATTGGTTGGAAAAGTGGTTTTCCGAGAATTTTCCGGAAGAACATAAAAAAATAACCGAACAAGGATTTCACGACGGTGCCGTTCCGATTCTTACTCTTCCGAAAGGAACCCGGACGATCGAAAGTTGTTCCATCGATGCGGATCGAATCGTTCTTTGGACCGCGGAAGGGGAAGAAAAACATTTTTTAAGTGCGATCGAAGTTAAGACCGGAAACGTATTATGGAAAACGAATATTCTTCCTCCGTTTCAAAGCGGTCCGAAGGTGCCGATTTTGTTTTGGAAAGCCGGATACGTTTGTTCTTTTCACGGAGTTCAGGAAACTCCGTTTTCCCTTTTGGATCGTCCCGATAAGCTGCTCATTCACGACTTAAACGGAAAAAAGTTGGGAGAATTCCTATTACAATTTTCCTGTTACGAAGTCGATCCGACGCGGGAACGGGATTATTCGGAATGTAGAACGGTCCATAACTTTGATGTAACGATTCATCATGACATTCTTTATTTGGCGAGGAACCGCTCCATCGTCGTTTACGATCTTCTCCGCCAAAAAGAAATCCGCCGATTGGATCTTCCCAACGGAGAAATTTTTTCGGGAAGAATGTTGTTCGACGAAACGGAGAATCTAATTCCGATCACGATGAAAGGATTTTCGGTGTTCGATTCCCGGTTTAAGCCGTTGACGGATTGGAAATCATTCGCACATCCGGTTTGGATCGACGAACGCTTGAATGTTTTTTATTATTATGCGAAGATCGAAAATCCGCAAAGAAACGGCTTAATCGAATTTAAGGAAAAACAGAATAGCGGC of Leptospira sanjuanensis contains these proteins:
- the ppnP gene encoding pyrimidine/purine nucleoside phosphorylase, producing the protein MAQFENVTVIKKANVYYDGKVTSRTVLFPNGSKKTLGILMPGEYDFGTDEKEIMEILDGEMLVKLPGQDSWKEIKGGQSFEVPAKSRFQMDVKKISDYCCSYIA
- the gcvP gene encoding aminomethyl-transferring glycine dehydrogenase; translation: MNSTLQNQSNTDLSKVSTGPLDTFPRRHIGPNPQQTAEMLKELGLSSLEELISKAVPDGIRLKKNLDLPKALTEHRILQDLKLIASQNQVFRSYIGAGYNACIVPGVIQRNILENPGWYTAYTPYQAEISQGRLEALLNFQTMIIDLTGLEISNASLLDEGTAAAEAMFLAYSVRKNETAKKFFVSELCHPQTIDVVVTRANPLGIEVEIGNHESVELNEDFFGILLQYPATDGNVIDYTTFIQRAHNVGAISAVAADLLSLTLLKSPGEMGADIAVGSSQRFGLPLGFGGPHAGYFATKDEFKRNMPGRLIGVSKDSQGNPGLRLSLQTREQHIRRDKATSNICTAQVLLAVISSMYAVYHGPEGLKNIATRIHKFTAVLANALKSAGFTITNNSFFDTLTIQAGGKAKEILNKARSKKINLREYQDGRIGIALDETVNVADLNDLFEIFDVKNADVEKSFAAAPNVSDTFKRNTSYLTHPIFQSHHTETKMLRYIRKLESRDLSLTTSMIPLGSCTMKLNATTEMYPVTWPEFGAIHPFAPADQTKGYKVIFEQLEKWLCEITGFAGVSLQPNAGSQGEYAGLLAIRRYHESRKEAHRNVCLIPISAHGTNPASAAMAGFKVVVVSCDQNGNVDLDDLKTKAEEHKDDLAALMITYPSTHGVFEESVKEICQIVHAHGGQVYMDGANMNAQVALTSPGEIGADVCHLNLHKTFCIPHGGGGPGVGPIGVAKHLVPFLPGHVLVDNATGNEHGAVSAAPWGSASIVLISWTYIALMGEEGLKNATQTSILNANYIAKRLEKAYPVLYKGKNGFVAHECILDVRPFKKTAGIEVEDVAKRLIDYGFHAPTMSFPVPGTLMIEPTESESLEELDRFCEAMLLIHQEIMDVQNGTLDKTDNPLKNSPHTAAMVTSDRWDHLYPRERAAYPASWLRDHKFWPYVGRVDNVYGDRNLVCSCLPIESYQ
- the gcvH gene encoding glycine cleavage system protein GcvH, with the translated sequence MAETQAPAGYLFSEKHEWVKVEGDIALIGISDFAQSALGDIVFVDLPKAGKSIKQFETFGTIESVKAAEDLYAPIGGEVVESNPALSKNPGDVNAKPFDSWMIKVKGFSTAELEKLLSPEKYKALVAGLE
- the gcvT gene encoding glycine cleavage system aminomethyltransferase GcvT; this translates as MSQDKKTPLYETHRVLGAKMIPFGGWDMPVQYSGIIAEHNATRQAAGLFDVSHMGEIFVTGEANAILRFLESVTCNSVSSLNDFQVQYNAILNEQGGLVDDVTIYRFSPEKYMICSNASNYEAVTAHLLKHLPASGVKVEDQSLRWHQIALQGPKANEIFSKFLGRELDSIKYYHFALLQHEGEEIIVSRTGYTGEDGFEIYSSIPLGLKLWNGLLEFGKEQGLLPCGLGARDTLRIEAKYPLYGHELNDLWTPIESGIGWIVKEKEQSYFCSDKILSQKKNGVPSKIVAFELTEAGVPRENFRVLDSQGNEIGKTTSGTFSPSLKKGIGLALIRAEKIKDGEPIQIEIREQPKQAIITTKPFVPGSIRKN
- a CDS encoding LA_0364 family Cys-rich lipoprotein yields the protein MKKIRIVALVIVSVLFVLQCSEISPRQKCYEDNYCKSAESDCIAGSLLISSLLANNSSGSGSSSSSASSSNSFLSFLFSPITCIGAKASCEADCDKKHAF
- a CDS encoding LA_0364 family Cys-rich lipoprotein, coding for MNKILILNLWLLWVFSAVSCNQTTSKERCENTCKERSQLCFSALIVKDSSAQASNQSSNPAGDAIANCSVFYNLCQTDCKLKDMY
- a CDS encoding hybrid sensor histidine kinase/response regulator, producing MIHHYIDTAAFPKKNTASSSFETFFKFLTSPIVFLKTFFRNLFLSKGWLALSDLEEQKKIEVLLDHLFRIFEDLSAGYSLSEILFTLAQAIEKYSSDIHASILLIDQDGLTLRHCAAPSLPKEYCDFVDGERIGPDCGSCGTAAYTKKLVVVEDIQNDPLWLKYKDTANRFHLRACWSHPILSPTEQVLGTFALYYYEPKRPSELDLRLIHSLAHIAGIAIERKRIEDLKTESEARYRSLVEQASDTIFLTDREGRYVEINPSGCALLGYTKEEFLKLHLWDVIEPEDLKKQPLRVNDLKAGRPVLTERRLVRKDGSIVPVEINARYLENGYIQGIVRNISERKVTEEIVRQAQKMESIGLLAGGIAHDFNNLLTMILGSAEVMELRIDKNSDLNKHVNRIIEAAKRGGSITKQLLLFSRPGSSELKPISISHIIKEVTDILAFSLPKNISIETKVDLTKGIILGDSGHLHQVILNLALNARDAMPDGGKITIQESIVTGEEVRKKFISGTANRYVCIQVSDTGRGMNSTTKSKIFEPFFTTKERGKGTGLGLSIVDTITKNHFGFIDVESFPNHGTKFSLFFPAVSTGEVADTDKVKKQTRLNANVLIVDDEIMVLDVLKDILELSGCKVFSANSGKQALELYQNSKDKIDLVITDLGMPEMNGDVLFALLKKITPSIKVIVTSGHIERDKKEKLLEQGVVSILDKPYKIEAVQTIVQESLRTD